The Euwallacea similis isolate ESF13 chromosome 18, ESF131.1, whole genome shotgun sequence sequence GGTTTTCGAGCTGAATTTACAGGACCGGTTAGAGAAATTAACAGTTTTCGTTGTACAGGGGGAGATCGATATGTGCTACTGTTCTGTGTCTTTCTAATTCACTGGATGATTTAAACCCGAAATTTGCTTACCACAAAGGCGAAATTGGTGACAAACACAAAAATCCTGGCTAATCCCTCTGAGCAACCCATTTTTCAGTCACTGATAGCGGTACTTCAATTCAAACGCGACTAACCTAAACAACTGAACCGCGTTACCTGTTTGGTGGTATATTATAGGtataaattaaagttaagtCTGCTTATCTCCGCTTAGTCACCTAATAACGAATTCTTGGTAAATATAGCTAACAATGGTATGAGCGTTTGTGCTCACCATTTAGACTGAAAACCTCTGGTTAGCCTATGTATAATGTTTGCTAACATGTACTCGGTGTCGATGAGGGGGGGACTTTATTAATAACTCATATTCCAGTGGCGCGCAGCGGTCTCACGCGAGTCCCAGGGGGAGAATGCGTGCCGCACCATTGGAACTTGAAGCGTAAATAAAGCACAATGCATGCACGAAATCGCATATTATGAAAACTGGCGTCGCAAATGAGGGTTTAATGCAGCATTTTTTCGCTGCACTTATCGAAACAGGCCTTGAACTGCAGCTGCAGAAAATCGGTCGGGTGCTGGATTTGATCGTAGTTGTCGACGCCATTGCTTCAAAAGTTGATAAACGAGGTTAATTGGGCTATCTTTCTTGAAACCATAGCCGTGATTCATGCAAAATTAATGTAGCTTTGCTGATGGGTTgtaaaaaacagtaaaatgaTTGTAACGAGATTTTTCtgggaaaaaaaattcatcgcGTGCtttgagaattaaaaattggaatatttgtatgtatttaataaaggTGGCAGCGGGTCTTCATTGAAGATTTTATTGCGTAAACGTGGCATGAACTAAAATGGCGTCTTATGctatcaaaatcaaaatttgtttatcttcaagatggcgGAAGCGTTCTGGAATTTTGTGTTCAAAAATGCATTGATTCATTGAAAACATTTCTGTTTCGCACACGTAAGCTTTTACAGCAGACGGCAAACCACAATTTTATCTATCTAATCTTTTAAGCCGCCCAGTTTTGGGAAATAAAAACGCTTGAAATAGCAACAGCTCGATTCACaccatagaaaattattttatgtataaacATATGGTCAAAAAAATTTGCCTGGTTGAAGAATCgcttttttgtttagtttataTCAGCAGTGTAGACAATCTGGTTCCTCTCGATTATTAGAGGCGCCTCGAGGGCGTGAAAGTGTCCATTAACTGAATTATGTCGAATATAATTTGCTAGTCAATATATGTAATTCGCTGGTTTTCAGATCTAGTCAAGAAATTCTCTCTTTTGATAGCACAATTTGTGCACGACCAAACACCTATTTAGTCTATTATGTAGGCAAGACGCTGgtttcaaattctttattgttgtgttatatttttttctaccaCATTCCTATGAATATTACAATAAGATAATTCAATACACTTGCTATCTGCATTTCAAATCAATTACGacaattcaattttcctataGACAGATCATTAAAACTTCCCTGCGCAACGTCCTGAATTGGTTCCGATGGCGCCCCAAACTCCACAAACCGCTCCCGCAGCGCATGCCCAAACCTCTGCAGAACCCTCAACAAACCCCCAACAAAATCCTTGTTAAAATACTCGGTGCCAAAAATCTCCCTCAGAGGAGAGTAAATGAGGACACACCTTCTGAAGAAATAGTTCCGGAGCTGGAAATCTGCCATGAGGAGTTCTCGGTGTCGTTGGAGGTGCCCAGAGGCGTCGGAAGTGAGATCGTAGGGCTGCCTCTGAGGTAAGAGTCACTATAACCATCGCAGGATGTCAGCAAAGCGGGTCATACCCAGAAATTTTACCTAAAAGCTCTTCACTTTGCATTTTGCCTACTTAAAGGCGCGTTATTGTcggtaattttattgaaatttgggCGTGATTCAAAATTAGGTGTCAGCACGGGGACTATACAAACCCGAATGCTTTGAGTGGAAGCATTACTGTTGCTCTCTTTGATCGAATACAGAGCTTGAGTTCCAGTGGGGAATACTTGGAGCGGAAGGTGTTTTTGGGGGACGTTCTAGTGCCTCTAAGCGCTCTCACTACAGGTATCAATGTAAGTTGAGTAGGAATTTTAAGACGTATTCTCTTATGATAATAATCGCAGCTCTCGGGGTGGTTTCAATTGACCCAACCTGCTTTGATCTTCGGATACGATGGTTTTGAGGACTCTAGCGTCAAAACTTTTCTCCAGTTGGAGCTGAGCATCTCACCTAGCGTGCCTGTAATGGAACCCAATATGGTATTACGTCATATAATTCTTGACTGTTTAATAATTGAAAGGGATTTTGCAGGCAGATTTGCCCTCAAATGACTCTCCTTATCTAAGTGATTATATCCTACGCTGGAATCAAGGATTCAATGCGAATTTCCCCAGTAAAAAGTTCCAAGCCTGTGTCTTGGACATTCAAGGGCGCACCACATGCATCACTCGGTAATTAACAGGTTTTGAGTCTCTATTGGGCTTGTGCAAAGGTTGAGTTTAGGTTTTTGAGACCCCTGGAACCACCTCAAGTGACCACTGAGGACTTTGACTTCACGGCGGAGCAGTGTTTACGGTACATCTCTTTGGTTCCCTTTACCGAGAGCGGCAGTTTCTATCAAAGCATTTTGATGACTTCTGAGGTCTGTGatgttttgtattaaattgagGGTTTTTGAGGCTTCTTTCTAGCAATTTTTGAGGTTTATGACGGGGTCTGTCATGGATCATTGCGTGACTTTAACCTGCTTTTTGTTGGCACTGAAATTGGAGGCATATTTGGTCTTGGGTAAGAGAATAAATGAGAATGTTGGGGACCAAAATTAGGGATGGAGGCGTTGCGAACCAAAATTCGCCTAATTTTCTCAGtccataaatattattatattacaatTAATGTCACGTTGCGCAGGCTTTGGAGTGCCTCAAGGCACCACCAGTTACGTTCTCTTAATCGAGTCCTCTAAGGCTTCAAATAACCACCAGAATTATTCAATCTTGGACGTAGTTTCGAACCAAAAATTCAAGCTATCAGACCCGCTCTGCCCTCTCCAGCGCATTCATTGCTTGGCTAATGGGGAGAATGTAagttttctttggttttcGAGGGTGTAGCTTTAATGCTGCTACACAGATCTGGGGCAACGCCCAGCGTACACAGAATCCCGCATTTCTTCGCTTCGATTTGACGCGTAAATCTGACTGGTGGCCACTATTTGACAACAATCATCAAGCCCCCACCCACTTTGTCAATAACAAGGTCGATTTTTCCCTTAACAATGATGGGGAAGACGTTGAAAGGGAAGTGGAGAGGAGGCTGAAGAGGAAGTTGTGCAAGTGGAGGCCAATGGAGACGACCAACTTTAAGTTGCAGTACGTAACCAAAATTGTTCAATTTGTTGCTTTTTTGTCATCTATAAAGTCTTAGGTTAAATGAAGTGCTACGCAGTAATCTTAGACACTTTGAAATTAACGTTATGCATGGTAGAAGCAGCGCAGACGCAGTACAGGAGCTAACCAAAACTTTGGCTCGCTTCCATGTAAGGGAACTAACAAGAtcgtttcatttttaattgatacTCAATAACTGTTTTAGGTGGATGGAATGGTGCTAAATCTTCCTTTTTCCGGTGTTACTCAAGTGGTGAAGAAGATAAAAACTATGGGGCTGCACGTACAAGCGTCAGGGGTCACAGAGTTTGTCTTAAGCGTGTTTGTTCAGGAATACCCGGGACAAGTGCTGTCTCTCTGGGTGTTTATCGGAACCGTCGGAGAAAAGCTCCTTCAAAGTTTGTAATGTCCGCTATTGGTGAGAAAAGAGTGTTTTGCTCGTGTTTCGTGTTTGTCAAAAACCAACTGCGAGTTGCTTTTTTATGCTGCGTGTTAAAGtaatgtaaatacatttttaattcaaatttttcagatCTATTTACCTGCTTTATTTACCCTGGTTCTGTATgcgtgtgtttttttttattgcagcattaaaaaaaatgaaggaatTGTCACATttcactttattaaaaaaaataacaacacttgaaataaacaaaatatcaatCAGGTAATCCAATATACGCAATGACGCGTTCACACTGATATAACTTATCACTGGGCTTCTTTACAAACTAGTAACAGCGTAAAGGTTACTTCAAAGCTGACCCTCCGGTCGTCTCTAAGTaacgaaaacaaatttacaatctaaaatttcagttCAAGTCGAACAATCTACAGTCGACTGGAGTTGTTCGCACTAATTCCCTCCTCTTCCGCCTCTGTTGCCGTCTCCGCAAATTGCGCCGCTTGCTCCTCATTCGCATCAGGTTCCGCTCCACTTTTGCCACTCCCACCTGCGATCGTCACAGAACACGCCTGCGCATTCAAGTCCTCGCAGGAGGGACACTCAAAGTGCACGCAGTGGAATACCTgagattgaaaatttggacTGAAAATTTACTCGGTAGGGATAAAAATACCTCGTTTGCAGTGTTGTGAGTGCCCACAATGCGGATAAAAACAACCGCCCTGGGAGGGAATCGGATCACTTGCCACGACTTGCAGTTTTCACGAGTGTTATCGACCACCATTTCCCATTCCCAGATGTTTACTGAGGATTCGATGTAATAGCTGTAGCTGCGATCGTCGCAATCCCAAAGAAGAAGCTTTAAACTGGAAATTATGTACGGCTGGCCTGGAAATTTGTTTGTGGAAGAACTGAACAGAGCCATAGGAGCAATCAGGACTTACCCAGTTGTATGAGAATTGCTCCCGATCTAAGCTGATGACAAGTGTAACCCGAGTCCCAATCATACTGCTTGGTATCTCCATTCAAAAGTGCGTTGCGAGCTCGGCTGACCCCTTCGATAACCACAGCGTTTTTCTCCAATGTAGCAACGTTGTAGTTGGGGCAAATAAGATCGTTCACCATTTTAGGGATTTTCTGTTTGTACATACACTCAAGGGTCACTAGGTGGAACACCTTGTTTACAGTATTATGAGTTCCTACAATTCTAATGTATTGAACTACTCGTGTGTCAAAATAGAGATGTTGCCAGGAGCGGCAGCAATATTGCCCATAATCCACTACTCTGACCCAATCTTTCTGTTCCATTGAAACTTCTACATAATAAGAATATGAGCGAATGTCTCGATCCCATAGGAGCATTCGAATGTGGTTGATAATGGAGGGAACTCCGAGTTTCACAATAATTCCCTGGTCTCCTGGGCCATTAATTGCATGTCTTGTATATCCTTTATCCATATCATAGTTGCAGTTATTCCCATCAAGTAGATACTCGGTCAATTCCCCAGCCACAACTTTAGAACCTCTTCGAGGGCATGCAACATTCTCATCAACAACCAATAAGCCTCGATGGGGAAGACTGCTGGTTCGACAATTAGTCCTATCAGCAATTGCATCCAAAAGAGAATCTGGCTTAACAAGTCCAGCAGGTCTTACTACAGACAATAGATCTGCAACACTCATCAAAGGCAACCGTAcacatttcattattttatcgTTGTTGTCCTCATTTGCTTTGCACCAATTTGAGACACCCCTGAAAATTTCCACTTCAGGGGCGAAGAAGGAGTCTCGCTGCAGCAGCTCCACCAATGCATCCTAAACAAATATGCTCAGCTAGGGGCCTCACAGAGAAAACTACTTACCTGTGATAAAGTTACAAATGATTCATGCATTAGAATTTCGCATGCGTGTTTATCAAGGAAGGAGTGGCAGACAGCCACCAACTTGTCCAACCTATATAAGTGGGCAGTGTCCAAGATGGCACAGACATTGCGCAGGGCAAGAAGTTGTTTCAAAATGTCAGAAATGGCTCCTTCCAAGTCCTCAAACCCATATTGGTGTGCCAGTCCCAAGGTGTCAAGAATCACATCCTCTTTTAAGGTCATCAGAAACATGTGGCCTAGTGAGAAAAGACTGTATTTAGAACAGCAAAATATTGACCTTTTCTCTTCAAAAATCCCTAAGAGAAAGTGATAAATGAGAAACAATGGgaaagcaataaataaaaggGATTAGCAGATTCTGCACTACAGGAATGATGTAGATGCCCTAAACAGTACTCACCAGTGTAAATGTATTTCAACAATATCTTAAAAGCATTCAAGGGAGCATCTTGCAACATAATCTCTGTTTGACTAGACTCCCTTAAGCCCCCATACAAAAGGGCTCGAAAGTAGTCGCTTCGAGCTGCAAGAATCACCTTATGTGCAGGCAATTTTTGTCCCTCCACAACTAAACATACATCTGAGTACTCTTGATTGAGGTACAGAGATGAGAGGTTTTCAGAAAGTTGGTGCAGGTGCTCAATATCACCTAGGCGGGTCACCACTTTGGAGCTGGATGCTTTCAGGTACTGGTGACTACTACTcatctgaaattttgaattaaaaacgaagtttaaagatttatttaaagagcaaaaaaattattggttttCTGAGAGGATGAAGCGTGGGCTACTTACAGTGGCAGCGGCTGTTATAATAGGGGGTTGAATAGAGTGAATTTGAGAATTAATCAGGTGGTTTTTAACACATTTCTGGGGCCTTTTTTAAAGGGAGAATCCGGAAAATTCCAGCATCTTTCTTGATCGATATCGGAAAATTGGAAATCATAACAAAAGTGACAAAGGTTAGTCAAATGACAGTGGTAGCTGtctaacttaataaatttcagatcgattgATAGAACAATTTCGGCAACAAAATCGTAATGCAATGGACATGTAGATAACGTAGACTATATTAATGTTTAACCCGTTaggatgaatttttttatttgtttttcatttttgtttgagAATTATAATCACGCATAAGTATTATACATAATCTACGTTCTCTACACTTGAAATAAATGCAGTTACACCTCTCTCCTTACTGTTGACATCTCAATGACAACCTTGgccttcaaattttttatttttttcttgtcaTTTCTCCTACAGAAGAATAGGTTGTGTTTTGGTGTTGTGGCTATTTCAAGCTTAAAATTCAGCTCCTTTTCGTTTATTTGTAACTTTCTCATGCAAATCAGcgtgttttaattttccaaaacctCCACTCTCAAGGTAATCCGAATCGCGGTTCTCACGTGTACAGGCCCACCGTGTTTTGGACTAATGTCTCGTCGTTGTTTATTTATGGAAAAGTCGTCTTATCAGGCCGTGTTACCCGTTTAATTGTTCGCTTTATCGTACCGCGAAGACAACGTCCAGAATACCTTGTCAGCCCGCAAATAGCTCGCAGTAACACATATAATTAGTCCGAAAACCTTGTTTCAAAACAAAGCCCCATTTGGCCCTTAAAAACACGACATTATTTTCAGATGGCAGCTGCAGTGAATGAAGTGTGGGTTTCATGGTTTGGCTGCTGCGTGGCGCAGCCCCAGAAGCGCAGACATCGCATTGACAGGCAAGTGTTTTCGATGTCAATTTCAAGGGGTAAACACTAGTTATGAGCAGGTCGATGATAGGGAACCCCACCAATTTTGTGCACACGGGCCATATAGGGAGTAGGGATATGGAGCTGCCTGGTGAGCAACAAATAGCCCTGCAAAATCAGATGAGAAGTAAAGGAGGCTATGACACCAGTTATAAGGTAAAATTGAAGCTTTGATTCATTTGGTTGTTCTGCAGTTTTTTGACTGATGAAAGTGGGTTTTATTGATCACTCACTCATGAGTTATTTCTCAATCAATCACTTAATAGTAGATTGTGCAGTTTAGGCATTATACATTGGTTTATCAACCAccaagcattttttaatttatgataaatatatgataaaattaattttttaattgaatgaaAACAATACAGAGAGATTTGTTCACTGTTTGGAAGTATGGTTGGGGGCTTGTAGGAGGGCTAAGCAAGATAGTGCTAATGAagagttttaaagtttttgccATATACACAACT is a genomic window containing:
- the LOC136414718 gene encoding BTB/POZ domain-containing protein 9-like; the encoded protein is MSSSHQYLKASSSKVVTRLGDIEHLHQLSENLSSLYLNQEYSDVCLVVEGQKLPAHKVILAARSDYFRALLYGGLRESSQTEIMLQDAPLNAFKILLKYIYTGHMFLMTLKEDVILDTLGLAHQYGFEDLEGAISDILKQLLALRNVCAILDTAHLYRLDKLVAVCHSFLDKHACEILMHESFVTLSQDALVELLQRDSFFAPEVEIFRGVSNWCKANEDNNDKIMKCVRLPLMSVADLLSVVRPAGLVKPDSLLDAIADRTNCRTSSLPHRGLLVVDENVACPRRGSKVVAGELTEYLLDGNNCNYDMDKGYTRHAINGPGDQGIIVKLGVPSIINHIRMLLWDRDIRSYSYYVEVSMEQKDWVRVVDYGQYCCRSWQHLYFDTRVVQYIRIVGTHNTVNKVFHLVTLECMYKQKIPKMVNDLICPNYNVATLEKNAVVIEGVSRARNALLNGDTKQYDWDSGYTCHQLRSGAILIQLGQPYIISSLKLLLWDCDDRSYSYYIESSVNIWEWEMVVDNTRENCKSWQVIRFPPRAVVFIRIVGTHNTANEVFHCVHFECPSCEDLNAQACSVTIAGGSGKSGAEPDANEEQAAQFAETATEAEEEGISANNSSRL